One region of Carbonactinospora thermoautotrophica genomic DNA includes:
- a CDS encoding threonine ammonia-lyase, which produces MASRESTVTLDDLRAAQRRVAGVAVRTPLLPCPWADADRPLYLKPENLQPIGAFKIRGAINKIAALPEEERARGVVTHSSGNHAQAVAYAARRYGVPATVVVPHGTPPLKVAATQAFGAEIEFVAPAERGPRAEKLAAELGRTLVPPYDDPYVIAGQGTVGLEIAEDLPEPGTVLVPVSGGGLISGVAAAVKALSPRTRVIGVEPELAADTYESFRRGELVRWDTDRRFRTIADGLRMEPSQLTWAHIQAYVDDLVTVTEDQIREAVGVLARRARLVAEPSGAVTTAAYLFQRDRLPAAGPCVAVISGGNIDPALLAEILAG; this is translated from the coding sequence ATGGCCTCGCGGGAGAGCACCGTCACGCTCGACGACCTGCGCGCCGCCCAGCGGCGGGTGGCCGGCGTCGCCGTCCGGACCCCGCTCCTGCCCTGCCCGTGGGCCGACGCGGACCGGCCGCTGTACCTGAAGCCGGAGAACCTCCAACCGATCGGCGCGTTCAAGATCCGCGGCGCGATCAACAAGATCGCGGCGCTGCCGGAGGAGGAGCGCGCCCGCGGCGTGGTCACCCACTCCAGCGGCAACCACGCGCAGGCGGTCGCGTACGCGGCTCGGCGGTACGGCGTCCCGGCCACCGTGGTGGTGCCGCACGGCACGCCGCCGCTCAAGGTGGCCGCCACCCAGGCGTTCGGGGCGGAGATCGAGTTCGTCGCGCCGGCCGAGCGCGGGCCGCGCGCGGAGAAGCTGGCCGCCGAGCTGGGCCGCACGCTGGTGCCGCCGTACGACGACCCGTACGTCATCGCCGGGCAGGGCACCGTCGGCCTGGAGATCGCCGAGGACCTGCCCGAGCCCGGCACGGTGCTGGTGCCGGTGAGCGGCGGCGGGCTGATCTCCGGGGTCGCCGCGGCGGTCAAGGCGCTGAGCCCGCGCACCCGGGTGATCGGCGTGGAGCCGGAGCTGGCCGCCGACACCTACGAGAGCTTCCGCCGCGGAGAGCTGGTGCGCTGGGACACCGATCGGCGGTTCCGCACGATAGCCGACGGGCTGCGCATGGAGCCCAGCCAACTGACCTGGGCGCACATCCAGGCGTACGTCGACGACCTGGTGACCGTGACCGAGGACCAGATCCGGGAGGCGGTCGGCGTGCTGGCCCGCCGCGCCCGTCTGGTGGCCGAACCCAGTGGGGCGGTCACGACGGCCGCGTACCTGTTCCAGCGCGACCGGTTGCCCGCCGCCGGCCCGTGCGTGGCGGTG